The DNA region GTTGAGGCTGTCGAAGGTGCCGTTCTCGCCAAACAGGATGCGACCGCCCTGCGGTGCCTCCGGATTGGCATAGGGCAGCGACACAAAATCGGGTGGAAGCGCAGGTTCGCCATACATAGCTATGCCATGCGACGGTTCGGCCCAGGCCGCCCCCGACAGAATCGCGGTGGCCAGCAACGATGCGACCACGCCCCGTCCGCGTGCGAAAAACTCCGGTGTCATCGGCGCAACAATCCTCCGCTCGCCTTGTTTTCTTGATCGGCAGACTAGGCCGCAAGTCCATGGCTTTCAAACTTTTATCTTGGCCTTTGCAAGTGAACGGGGTATACAGACTTCACTGCTCGATAGGTTTCTTGCCTGTATGAAACCTGCCTCAACGACTTAACGCCGGCCTTGCGCCGGCGTTTTTTTCATCCCGCATCACCCCTGACTGCCTGCGCTTTCGACGCAGGGCAAATCCGTCCTCGCATCGCGCCTACGGTCAATCCTGGGAACACGTCAGAGTCGTCGCGCCCATGGAAACAGTCGCTGCCATGGCAATGCGGCGCGCGCAGGACGGGATTGTGGCGGAACCATGGCATGTCCGCACTTCCGATCCGGTGCCGTCGCTAAGTCCGGGTCAGCACGGGTGTTGCGGGTCCGGCGTCGTGTCACGCCTTGGCCTCGCCGTTGCCAATCAAGGCAAAGGGCGCCGCGCCGTCAGACCGGGGAGGGTGCTCAGAAGAGGGGCGCGACGCTGAAGTCAGCCTCGGTCAGATCGGCCATCGACAGGCCAACCAGCACGATCCTCGTTCCGTCTTCGTCGCCAACAAGGATGCGGCCATTCCCATCGCGTGCCTCGGCCTGGAAATAGGCCCAGGCGTCCGCCGCGGTGTCGATACCAGGAATGGAAAAGGCCAGAAGATCCTCGCCCGGCACGAAGTCGTGAATGACCGTGACCCCGTCGCGGTACACAAACAGATCCTCGCCGGACCCGCCGAACACCTGGCTGGACTCTCCGTAAAGATACAAGGCATCGCGCCCGTCGCCGCCGCGGATGATCGAGGCCGCGGTGCCGGACAAGATCAGGTCATCGCCTGCGCCGCCCAACAGGGTGGCAGAGCCTCTGTCCGTCCCTTGCAACTGGTCATTCCCGGCACCGCCGAAGATCCAGCTTCCATCGCTTACGCCGCACAGGAGGTCGTCGCCGGCAGCGCCGTGAATCGTGTCGCGCCCATCCGCAGAGCTGTAATCCGCGCCAGCCCCCAGATAGATGAGGTCGTCGCCTTCCATGCCATTGACCAGATCGTCACCATCCCCGCCGTAGATCGTGTCGCAGCCCCCGTCCGCCTTCAGGTCATCGTCGCCAATTCCCCCGAACAACAGGTCATCGGCTTCGCCAGAATCCAGCGTGTCGTTGCCGGCTCCGCCATACAGGCTGGACGACTTCAGAAGGTCATTCACGTAAAGGTAGTCGTTGCCCGCCCCGCCATAGACAAGGTCCGATCCGCCATAGGCATCGAACATGTCGTCGCCGCCGAACAGGTGGACGAGATGGTCGCCCCCGGTGACTTCGACGGTGTCATTCCCCTCGGTGCCGCGCAGCACATTCACAGGGGCGGTCAGGGCGGCCGGACTTTCCCCGATCGGCTCACCGTCTGCGGCAAAGTCGGCGACCGTCAGGTCTTCGAGATTCACTCCAAGCAAGACCAGACGCCCGCCGGACCCGTCGACAAAGGTCACCCCGCGTTCAGTCTGCACGGCGCTGGCCATGAAATCGCGGTACACTTCCACTGCGTCGCGTCCCGATCCCTGTTCGATCAACAGCCGGTCCTCGCCAGGCGTGAAGTCCTGAACGATCATCATGACGTCGCCGCCACTTCCGGCATTGGCAGGGCCGCTGAACACGAACAGGTCTGCTCCCGCATCGCCCCAAAGCCGGTCGACCCCGCCTTCACCGACCAGGCGGTCGTCGCCGGTCCCGCCATGAAGACTGTCATTGCCCGCACCACCGAGCAGGGAATCCTGCCCGTTCCCGCCGATCAGCAGGTCATCTCCCGAACCGGCCTGAATCATGTCGTGACCGGCCCCTCCAAAAAGCGAATTGTCGCCCTCTGTGTCCAGAAGGCCATCGTCGCCTTCGCCACCCCAAAGGCCATCGTCGCCATCCTCGCCGTGCAAGGCATCGTTCCCGGCGCCACCGATCAGGATGTCATCGCCGCGGCCGCCCAGAACCCCGTCCGATCCGGCGCCGCCACGCAGCACATCGGCGCCGTCGCCACCCTCCAACCAGTCGCCGCCGTCCCCTCCGAAAAGGCGGTCGTCCCCTGCCTCACCGTGCAGACGGTCGGCATCGGCACCGCCAGACAGGCGGTCGGCATCGTCTCCGCCATACAGCGTGTCGTCGCCCTTGCCGCCATCCAGGCTGTCCCGGCCCGCGAAACCGAACATCGCATCCGCATCGACGGTCCCGCGCAGCACATCGTCGGCGGCTACGCCTTCGATCAGGGTTAGGGAAGGCGTCACGCCAAGGGCATCGCCGATCAGCAACGGATCGTCCTCTTCACCCAAGGGGGCAATCCGGAACTGGTTACGCATGGGCACACCTTAGCATCCTCCCGGGCCACATGCCGGGGCGGTCCCGAAGTAGTGGTCGAATGTGGCGATGCAAGGGCATGGCGCCACTGGCCAAGGCGGCGCGTTTCACTATGCTGCACCTGCAACATGCAGCGGGAGGTTCGATCCATGCAGCTCACGGGCAAGCGCGCCATCATCACCGGCTCGAACTCGGGCATCGGTCTTGGCGTGGCCGAGGAACTGGCGCGCGCCGGCGCCGATGT from Neotabrizicola shimadae includes:
- a CDS encoding calcium-binding protein, encoding MRNQFRIAPLGEEDDPLLIGDALGVTPSLTLIEGVAADDVLRGTVDADAMFGFAGRDSLDGGKGDDTLYGGDDADRLSGGADADRLHGEAGDDRLFGGDGGDWLEGGDGADVLRGGAGSDGVLGGRGDDILIGGAGNDALHGEDGDDGLWGGEGDDGLLDTEGDNSLFGGAGHDMIQAGSGDDLLIGGNGQDSLLGGAGNDSLHGGTGDDRLVGEGGVDRLWGDAGADLFVFSGPANAGSGGDVMMIVQDFTPGEDRLLIEQGSGRDAVEVYRDFMASAVQTERGVTFVDGSGGRLVLLGVNLEDLTVADFAADGEPIGESPAALTAPVNVLRGTEGNDTVEVTGGDHLVHLFGGDDMFDAYGGSDLVYGGAGNDYLYVNDLLKSSSLYGGAGNDTLDSGEADDLLFGGIGDDDLKADGGCDTIYGGDGDDLVNGMEGDDLIYLGAGADYSSADGRDTIHGAAGDDLLCGVSDGSWIFGGAGNDQLQGTDRGSATLLGGAGDDLILSGTAASIIRGGDGRDALYLYGESSQVFGGSGEDLFVYRDGVTVIHDFVPGEDLLAFSIPGIDTAADAWAYFQAEARDGNGRILVGDEDGTRIVLVGLSMADLTEADFSVAPLF